In Streptomyces sp. P9-A4, the genomic window GCCGCCGCCGCCGGGCTCGCCGGGGTGCCGCTGCGCATCGTGAAGCACGTCAGCGACGAGGCCGGGGACGGGGCCGCGCGCAGCTGGCGCGAATCGGTCGCCGAGTGCGCGCGGGCCCTCGCCGACTGGGCGGAGGCGAACACCCCGTACCACTCCTGAGCGGACGGCCCCGGATGGGGGCCCGCTCCCCGAGGTCAGCCCAGCGGCAGTTCCAGGAAGGACGGCTCGCCCGCCGGGGAGCCCACGACGGTCTGCGTCCAGGTGACGGAGGCGTCGCCGTACAGCGGGTCCTTGCTGTCGACGACCAGCATCAGCCGGTGGCCGGAGGGGATGTCGTACGCGGCGGCCTGGAGCCGCCAGGTGACGGTGGTGTCCTGGTCGGGGGTCAGGCCGTAGACGTTGAGCGGTTCGTGGCTGATGATCCGGGCCGTGTCGTCCTCGGCGACGTCCAGGAGGTGGGCGTAGAGGCTGGCGGAGGTCGCGGTGGAGCGGACCGTGAGGCGCAGTCGCGGGATGCCCCGGACGCGGCGGCCGGCCGTCTCCTCCCCACCGGACGGCAGCAGCTGTTCGGTGGTCCACGCGAGCGCGTGCCTGCGGTCGATCTTGCGGGTGTCGTAGATCTTGGGGTTGCCGGCCCACTCCGCCCGGCCGGTCTTCATGATGGCGTCCATGGCGGTGGCCTCGGTGTCCACGCCCGCGAGGAACGCGCGCCGCCAGCCGGTCCCCTCGGTCTCGGGCGCTCCCCCGCCGACGGGGAGGAGGAGGCCGTCGGCGCCGCCCGCACCGTCGCCGGTGAGTCCGAAGACCTCGGTGGCGCGGGTGACCTCGCTCCAGTCGGAGCGGAGCTCGCGGCGGGCGGGCGTGACGATCCGGTTCTCGCCGGTCGGCTCGCCGGTGCCGGGGGCCAGGGCGGGTTCCGTCGTGTACGTGAACATCACCTGGTTGCAGACCTTCGGCCAGTCCGCCACTCCGTTGGGCTCGCCCTTGAGGTGGTGGTCGAGCCAGGCGTACGCCTCCGCCATGGCGAGGTTGACTCGCCGGGGGCGGCGGGCGGGCCGATGAGCGCGGGGCCCTCCGGGGCGGCGTGGTCGCCGATCCACATGTTGAGCCGCTTGGGCACCTCCAGGCCGTTGAAGGTCTCCAGGACCTGGTTGACCGCGAAGAGGCTCTCGTGCCAGGTGTTGGAGAAGAAGGTCGGCGTGCCCTTGTCGTTGGTCAGTTCGAGGTACGACTCGGGGGCGCGCAGCCGGCCCCAGTCGACGACGTCCTCCAGGTTCCGGTCGGCCTGGAAGTCGGCGAGGATCCGCTGGTTCTCCTCATCGAACTTGGACTCCACCGGCCCGCCGGTGAGGGCGAGGAGGGCCTTCACCGCGGCGAGGTGACGGGTGTCGTGGTCGTACAGGCTGGTCGCGAGGTTGCCCCAGGTGCTGAGCGCGACGACGGCGGCGACCCGGTCGTCGTGGGCGGCGACGAGCTGGCTGATGCCGGAGCCGTAGGACTCCCCCATGAAACCGACGGCGCTCGGGGCGAAGTGGTCGACGGCGAAGTCGATGACGGCGGAGCCGTCGGCCCAGTCGTGGGGTCCGGCGACGTCGACGAAGCCGCTGGAGGTCGAGGGCAGGCCGGGGACGCCGAGTCCTCGGGGCGTGTAGGCGAGGACGTGGTAGCCCTTGTGAGCGAGGACGAGGTACGACCAGAGGAACAGCGGCCAGCCGAACGGGGTCCAGCCGGCCGGGACGACGACGAGCGGGTGCGGGCCGGGGCCGAGCTGCCGGAGGCTGAAGGCGGAGAGCCTGACGTCCTGCGTGGCGCCCTCGATGCGGTGGTACGCGGGCACGGCGAGGCCGCGCACCTCCCTGACACAGGCGGCGAGTTCGGCGGGGAGCAGCTCCCCCGCGCCGCCGGTTCCCTCGCCGCCGTCGGCTGCGCCGCTTCCTTCGCCGCCGTCGGCCGTGCCGCCGAGGAGCACGTTGGCGAGGGTCTGGCCGAGCCGGACGGCGCCGGGGTCCACCGTTCCGTCGGCGGCCCAGAGGCCGCGTCCGGTGATCCGCGAGGTCTCGGCGGCGGTCAGCCCCGCCGTGACGTCCGGGAAGCCGGGGAAGTGTTCGGACGAGCCGGTGGTGAAGGGGTTCTCCTGGGGCACGTGCACCCGTTCCTCTCGACTGGACTGGTCACTGTCCGCGATGCGAGCGATGGCAAGCCTCACCTAATGTGGGGCGGAGCGGCCAGAGCGCACGAACGGCGCATGTGTCACGCAACCGGTCGGGAACGACACAAGACGCCCCGAACTCGATGTTTGGGGACGCCACCGAAAGGCCAAGGTCACCCGGATCGGGTCGAGGCGGAGCCGACCGCGGCGTACTCGGGCGGGTACACCACGACCAGCGCGGCGATGTCGTCGTCGAGGCCGCCGGAGCCGTAGCGGGTGAGGTCCTTGTGCAGGATGTCCGGCAGGTCCCGGGCCGGTTCCCGGGCCCACCCGCGCAGCCGCGGTTCGAGCGGGTAGAAGGTGCCGGTCCGGTCGCGGGTCTCGCTGACGCCGTCGGTGTAGAGCAGCATCCGGTCCCCGGGGCCGAACGGCACCTCCTCGATGCGGTGCCGGGAGTCGGCGAGGCCGGCGAGGTTCACGGGCAGTGAGGGATCGGCGAAGCGCACGGGCTCGACCCGCGCGCCGCGCTGGACGAGGGGCGCCGGGTGGCCGCAGCTGAGCAGCCGGGCGATGTCCCCGTCGTCGGGGAGCTCCATGAGGACGACGGTGGCGAAGCGTTCGGCGGCGTCGGAGTCCGGGTCCCAGGCCCCGTACCGGGCGAGGCCCTCGTCGAGCCGGTCAGCGAGGACCGCCAGGTCGGGGGCGTCGTAGACGGCGGCGCGGAAGGAGCCGAGGAGGGCGGAGGCGGTCTCCACGGCGCCCAGGCCCTTGCCCTGGACGTCGCCGAGCATGATCCGGACCGCGCCGGGGACCCGTACGGCCTCGTAGAAGTCGCCGCCGATCCGCGCCTTCGCGGCGGCCGCCACGTACAGCAGGTGCAGGTCGTAGCGGCCGAGGTGCGCGGGGAGGGGGCGCAGGACGACCCGCTGCACCACCTCGGCGACGGCGGTGAGCTCCCGCAGGTCCTGTTCGTAGCGGATGCGGACGCGGCTGACCCAGGCCGCCGCGGCGGTGACGGCGACGATCACGGCCTCGCTGGCGACGAGTTCGGGGACGAGCTGTTCGCCCCGGATGACGCCGAGCAACAGCCGGGTGGCCATGGCGAGCAGGCCGATGCCGATGGTCCCGCGCACGCTCCAGGTGACGGCGGCGAGCGCGGGGGCGGCGACGAGGAGTCGGTCGAAGCGCTCCTGGTCGGGGGTGACCACGTCCGCGAGGAACGCCAGGACCAGGACCAGGAAGGGCAGCGCGCGACCGAGGTTGAGCTGGGTGCGCGCCGCTGTGCCGGGACGGCCCCGGTGACCTGCGGGCATTTCATGATCGTACGCACGGTCGACGCCGGGACCCCGGTGCGGCGGGACCCGGGCGTGTCCCCTCCCGGTCCGCCCCGCCCGACGGCGCCGGTCCCGCGGGGTCCGCGGCCGTGCCGGGGAGCGCGAGGGCCGCGGGGAGGGCGAGGGCGGCGAGCACGGCGAGGACCGGCAGGGCCGCGCCCCTGGCCGGTACGAATCCGCCGTGCGGGACGAGGGCGACGAGCAGGGTCGCGGTGGCGACGCCGAGCGCGGGGCCGATGTTCATCGCGGTCTGCTGGAGGCCGCCGGCGACTCCGGCGTGGGCCTCGGGGGCGCGGTGCACGACGACCGAGGTCGCGACGACCATCAGCGTGACGAACCCGGCGCCGAGCAGGGCGGCCGCGACGCCGACGGAGAGCGGACCGGCGGTGCTGTCGAGCCGGGCGAGACCGAGCACCCCGAGCGTGAGCAGTCCCGCGCCGGCGGCGGCCGTGCGCCGGGGGCCGAAGCGCCGCTGGAGCGGTGGGCAGAGCGGCGCGCCGAGCACCATGAGGACGGCGAGCGGCAGGACCCGGAGCGCGCAGTCGAGGGGGTCGAGCCGCTGGACGTCCTGGAGGAAGTACGTCGCGACGAACAGCGAGCCGAAGAGGGCCGCCGAGGCGGCGAGGAGGGCGGCGAGACCTGCCAGGACGGGCACGCTCCGGAGCAGCGCCGGGGGCAGCAGGGGGTGTGCGGCGCGGCGTTCGTGCCGGGCGAGGGCGAGCCCGGCGGCCACGGCTCCGGCGCAGGCGAGCGCTCCGGTTCCCGCGCCGCCGGGCCGCGCCGTCTCCACGAGCCCGTGGACCAGCAGACCGAGCGTGACGGCGAGGAGCAGCGCGCCGAGGGGGTCGAGGGCCGCGGGGCCCGCCTCGCGGGACCGGCCGGGCCCGGCGGTCCGCTCCCGGGTGACGAGGGCGAGCAGCCCGATGGCCAGGGTCGGCGGCACGCCGAGCAGGAAGACCGAGCGCCAGCCGTACGCGGAGACCAGGGCGCCGCCGATCAGCGGGCCGGCCGCGGCGGCGAGGCCGATGGCGGCGGTGCGCACGGCGATCGGGGTGCCGAGCCGCTCGGGCGGGTAGGCGGTCCGCAGCATGCCGAGGGTCGCGGGCTGGAGGAGCGCCCCGAACACCCCCTGGAACACGCGCAGCGCGATGACCGTGCCGATGCCCGGGGCGAGGGCGATGCCGGTGGAGGCGGCGGCGAAGCCGAGGGCGCCGACGGCGAAGACCCGGCGGGGGCCGTAGCGGTCGCCGAGCCGGCCGGCGAGGACGAGGAGGCTCGCGACGGCCACGAGGTAGCCGGTGCTGGTCCACTGGACCTGTCCGACGTCGGCGTGCAGATCGTCCTGGAGGGCGGGCTGGGCGACGGTGAGCACGGTGCCGTCGAGGGCGACGACGGCCGCGCCGACGACACTGCACGCGAGGACGGGGGTGCGGCGCCCGGTCACGGCTCCCGGGGGCGCCGCGACGGCGTCGGCTCCACGGTGCCGCGTCACCGCGTCGGCTCCGCCGGGCCGAGGTGGGCGTCGAGGGCCGCCGCGAGGAAGGGGGCGGGGTCGTCGTCGCCGGTCGCGAGCCGGAGGCTGCCCCAGTGCCGGAGCTGGGCGATGCCGTGCAGGTTGGCCCAGAGGGTGCCGGTGATCACGACGGGGTCGGCGCCGGGGCGGACACGGGCGACGAGTCCGGTGAGGTGGGCGAAGAGCGGCAGGCTCGTCTCGCGCAGCCCGAGGCGTCCGCTCTCCAGGAGGTCGTGCCGGAACATCAGCTCGTACATGCCGGTCCTGTTCGCGGCGAAGTCGAGGTACGCGCGGGCGAGGAGCGCGATCCGTTCGCGCGGGGCGGCGGTCTCCCGGTCCTCGGCGGCGGCGCGTGCGCCCAGTTCGGCGAAGCCCCGGCGGGCGATGGCCGACAGGAGGTCGAGATGGGTCGGGAAGTGGCGGCGGGGCGCGCCGTGGGAGACGCCGGCGCGGCGAGCGATCTCGCGCAGTGTGAGGGCCTGGGCGCCTTCGGCGTCGACGAGCTCGACGCCGACGCGGACGAGCCGCCCGCGCAGGCCGTCGTCGGCCGGGCCGCCGGCGCCGCCGAGCGCACCGCCGTCACCCGGGCCGTCGTCGCCACCGTCGCCCCCACGGGGCTGATGATCTTCCGTCTCTTCACGCATGAGCAGTGTCTACCAAGACCGAGTAGACACTGTCTACCTACGCTCGCGCCCCGGTCGGTTACACTCGGGGGCAGCGAAGGGGAGTAGCCCCGCAAACCGGTCGTCGACATACTGGAACCCCCGGGTTCCCGGTGACCGGGTCCGCGTCCGGCACGTACGGAGCGGACGGGCGAGACCTTCGGCCAGGCAACAACCGCGTCCGCGCTTCCGTGGGCGTGGTCCGTCATGCCGGGCCGAGTGGTCCTTCCGTCGCCCATCGAGGTGTCGTGCCGGGTCCACGGGCCCGGACCGAGCAGAGAGCCCCGGTATGCACCTCGACCCCTTGGCGATCCTCACCGCCTTCGGGCTGATCTTCCTCGCCGAGCTTCCCGACAAGACGATGTTCGCGTCCCTCGCCATGGGCACGCGCATGCGTCCGCTGTACGTCTGGTTCGGCACCTCGACCGCCTTCCTCGCGCACGTCGCCATCGCCGTGGGCGCCGGCAGCCTGCTCGGGCTGCTCCCCGGCTGGTCGGTGAAGCTGGTCTCGGCCCTGTTGTTCGGCTTCGGCGCGTTCATGCTGCTGCGCGGCGGGGGCGACGACGACGAGGCCGACGAGGGCGGCAAGACCGTCACCGGCTTCCTGCCCGTCTTCTCGACCGCCTTCATGGCCGTCTTCATCAGCGAGTGGGGTGACCTCACCCAGATCACCACCGCCAACCTCGCCGCCACCAACGGCACCTGGTCGACGGCGATCGGCTCCCTCGC contains:
- a CDS encoding CocE/NonD family hydrolase C-terminal non-catalytic domain-containing protein, encoding MAEAYAWLDHHLKGEPNGVADWPKVCNQVMFTYTTEPALAPGTGEPTGENRIVTPARRELRSDWSEVTRATEVFGLTGDGAGGADGLLLPVGGGAPETEGTGWRRAFLAGVDTEATAMDAIMKTGRAEWAGNPKIYDTRKIDRRHALAWTTEQLLPSGGEETAGRRVRGIPRLRLTVRSTATSASLYAHLLDVAEDDTARIISHEPLNVYGLTPDQDTTVTWRLQAAAYDIPSGHRLMLVVDSKDPLYGDASVTWTQTVVGSPAGEPSFLELPLG
- a CDS encoding alpha/beta hydrolase family protein translates to MPQENPFTTGSSEHFPGFPDVTAGLTAAETSRITGRGLWAADGTVDPGAVRLGQTLANVLLGGTADGGEGSGAADGGEGTGGAGELLPAELAACVREVRGLAVPAYHRIEGATQDVRLSAFSLRQLGPGPHPLVVVPAGWTPFGWPLFLWSYLVLAHKGYHVLAYTPRGLGVPGLPSTSSGFVDVAGPHDWADGSAVIDFAVDHFAPSAVGFMGESYGSGISQLVAAHDDRVAAVVALSTWGNLATSLYDHDTRHLAAVKALLALTGGPVESKFDEENQRILADFQADRNLEDVVDWGRLRAPESYLELTNDKGTPTFFSNTWHESLFAVNQVLETFNGLEVPKRLNMWIGDHAAPEGPALIGPPAAPGESTSPWRRRTPGSTTTSRASPTEWRTGRRSATR
- a CDS encoding PP2C family protein-serine/threonine phosphatase, whose product is MPAGHRGRPGTAARTQLNLGRALPFLVLVLAFLADVVTPDQERFDRLLVAAPALAAVTWSVRGTIGIGLLAMATRLLLGVIRGEQLVPELVASEAVIVAVTAAAAWVSRVRIRYEQDLRELTAVAEVVQRVVLRPLPAHLGRYDLHLLYVAAAAKARIGGDFYEAVRVPGAVRIMLGDVQGKGLGAVETASALLGSFRAAVYDAPDLAVLADRLDEGLARYGAWDPDSDAAERFATVVLMELPDDGDIARLLSCGHPAPLVQRGARVEPVRFADPSLPVNLAGLADSRHRIEEVPFGPGDRMLLYTDGVSETRDRTGTFYPLEPRLRGWAREPARDLPDILHKDLTRYGSGGLDDDIAALVVVYPPEYAAVGSASTRSG
- a CDS encoding MFS transporter, with amino-acid sequence MTGRRTPVLACSVVGAAVVALDGTVLTVAQPALQDDLHADVGQVQWTSTGYLVAVASLLVLAGRLGDRYGPRRVFAVGALGFAAASTGIALAPGIGTVIALRVFQGVFGALLQPATLGMLRTAYPPERLGTPIAVRTAAIGLAAAAGPLIGGALVSAYGWRSVFLLGVPPTLAIGLLALVTRERTAGPGRSREAGPAALDPLGALLLAVTLGLLVHGLVETARPGGAGTGALACAGAVAAGLALARHERRAAHPLLPPALLRSVPVLAGLAALLAASAALFGSLFVATYFLQDVQRLDPLDCALRVLPLAVLMVLGAPLCPPLQRRFGPRRTAAAGAGLLTLGVLGLARLDSTAGPLSVGVAAALLGAGFVTLMVVATSVVVHRAPEAHAGVAGGLQQTAMNIGPALGVATATLLVALVPHGGFVPARGAALPVLAVLAALALPAALALPGTAADPAGPAPSGGADREGTRPGPAAPGSRRRPCVRS
- a CDS encoding TetR/AcrR family transcriptional regulator encodes the protein MREETEDHQPRGGDGGDDGPGDGGALGGAGGPADDGLRGRLVRVGVELVDAEGAQALTLREIARRAGVSHGAPRRHFPTHLDLLSAIARRGFAELGARAAAEDRETAAPRERIALLARAYLDFAANRTGMYELMFRHDLLESGRLGLRETSLPLFAHLTGLVARVRPGADPVVITGTLWANLHGIAQLRHWGSLRLATGDDDPAPFLAAALDAHLGPAEPTR
- a CDS encoding TMEM165/GDT1 family protein, which translates into the protein MHLDPLAILTAFGLIFLAELPDKTMFASLAMGTRMRPLYVWFGTSTAFLAHVAIAVGAGSLLGLLPGWSVKLVSALLFGFGAFMLLRGGGDDDEADEGGKTVTGFLPVFSTAFMAVFISEWGDLTQITTANLAATNGTWSTAIGSLAALMSVSALALVAGRFIAKRVPLKTVQRIGGVCMAGLAIWSLTEVFTG